A window of bacterium genomic DNA:
TCGACAATTCCACAAATTGCACAGCAGTTCTTATCCGTTCAGCGATTGATTGTTGCCGCCACCTTAGACTCGAAAGACCGCTCGTGGGCCTCTTTACTTACCGGACCCGAAGGGTTCGTTCGTGCGATTGATGAACGAACACTTCTGATAGATGCATTACCGGTCCCAGGAGACCCTCTTGAGCAGAACCTGAAGGCCCATAACGAAATCGGAATCCTCGCGATTGAATTCATCAGTAGACGGCGCACCAA
This region includes:
- a CDS encoding pyridoxamine 5-phosphate oxidase — its product is MKYHSGELEVQRRAGVQDMADRVSGVMRSTIPQIAQQFLSVQRLIVAATLDSKDRSWASLLTGPEGFVRAIDERTLLIDALPVPGDPLEQNLKAHNEIGILAIEFISRRRT